In Sphingopyxis sp. 113P3, one DNA window encodes the following:
- a CDS encoding dicarboxylate/amino acid:cation symporter has translation MTDTTIDLPDSDANRSRRTHLARRLLASWFAIALWKRILAALLLGAVVGIAWGEDATRIGWIGELFVRLIRMLVIPLVFLTIASGVAALADPKRLGSIGVKTLGMYVFTTALAVATGLLVATLIAPGAGASFAGAVPRAVAEPQDTARMFMEIVPDNPIGAMANGATLSVIFFAILVGAGVIAAGKEAEPVRRLLASGAEVMLRIVGFVMETAPFGVFALIAVVMGTTGPASFIAVLKLALCVLIGSAIVTLVIHGGIVVRLLAWLPPLPFFRGIADAIMVGFSTSSSSATLPVAIRVAERNLGVSPPVASTVLPLGATIGMDGAAMYVAMLTLFAAQAFGVDLGLADYFVIAGTTTIVAMGVAPVPSGSLFVLAAVLHAIGITPAQTAVVVGFVLPFDRILDMIRTVPNVTSDLSIATAVARWEKEMDVAEYLSANDE, from the coding sequence ATGACCGACACGACAATTGACCTGCCCGACAGCGACGCGAACAGGTCCCGCCGCACCCACCTTGCGCGCCGCCTGCTGGCGAGCTGGTTCGCCATCGCGCTGTGGAAGCGCATATTGGCCGCGCTGCTGCTCGGCGCAGTGGTCGGGATCGCCTGGGGCGAGGACGCGACAAGGATTGGGTGGATCGGCGAATTGTTCGTCCGGCTGATCCGCATGCTCGTCATCCCGCTCGTCTTCCTCACCATCGCTTCGGGGGTCGCCGCCCTCGCCGATCCCAAGCGCCTCGGCAGCATCGGAGTGAAGACGCTCGGTATGTATGTCTTCACCACGGCGCTCGCGGTGGCCACTGGCCTCCTCGTCGCGACGCTGATCGCGCCAGGGGCGGGAGCGAGCTTCGCAGGGGCGGTCCCGCGTGCCGTCGCCGAGCCGCAGGACACAGCGCGCATGTTCATGGAAATCGTCCCCGACAACCCGATCGGCGCGATGGCAAATGGCGCGACGCTGTCGGTGATCTTCTTCGCTATCCTCGTCGGCGCCGGGGTTATCGCCGCGGGCAAGGAAGCCGAGCCCGTGCGCCGCCTGCTCGCGAGCGGCGCCGAAGTCATGCTACGCATCGTCGGCTTCGTTATGGAGACCGCACCTTTCGGCGTTTTTGCGCTCATCGCGGTGGTCATGGGGACGACCGGGCCCGCCAGCTTCATCGCTGTGTTGAAGCTAGCGCTCTGCGTCCTCATCGGCTCGGCAATCGTCACCCTCGTCATTCACGGTGGCATCGTCGTACGGCTTCTCGCATGGTTGCCGCCGCTCCCCTTCTTCCGCGGCATCGCCGACGCCATCATGGTCGGCTTCTCGACATCCTCCTCGAGCGCGACGCTACCCGTCGCGATCCGCGTCGCCGAACGCAACCTCGGTGTTTCGCCGCCGGTCGCATCGACGGTGCTGCCCCTGGGCGCGACAATCGGCATGGACGGCGCCGCCATGTATGTTGCGATGCTCACATTGTTTGCGGCTCAGGCCTTCGGCGTGGATCTCGGCCTTGCCGACTATTTCGTTATCGCCGGCACCACCACGATCGTCGCGATGGGTGTCGCACCTGTCCCTTCGGGCTCGCTCTTCGTGCTTGCCGCGGTACTCCACGCCATTGGGATCACTCCCGCCCAGACTGCGGTTGTCGTCGGCTTCGTCCTTCCTTTCGACCGTATCCTGGACATGATCCGCACCGTCCCCAACGTCACCTCCGACCTTTCGATCGCAACCGCCGTCGCGCGATGGGAAAAGGAGATGGACGTCGCCGAATATCTCTCCGCGAACGACGAATGA